Genomic window (Ardenticatena maritima):
GCAACACGTCAATGAAATTCATGCCCGGAATGGGGTCGCCCCCAATCCCCACGATGGTGCTTTGCCCAATACCGCGCAGGGTCAATTCATACGCCACCTCGTAGGTCAGCGTCCCTGAGCGGCTCACCATGCCCACAGGGCCAGGCGTGGCAATGCTGCCAGGAATGATACCCACCTTGGCCGCGCCGGGCGTAATCAAGCCGGGGCAGTTGGGCCCCAACAGCAAGACGCCCCGCTCGTCCACAAACTTTTTCACCTTGACCATATCCAGCACGGGAATGCCTTCGGTGATGGCGACAACGAATTCCACGCCGCTATCGGCGGCTTCAAGAATGGCGTCGGCGGCGAAGGGCGCCGGCACAAAGATGACGCTGGTGTTCGCGCCGGTTTCGCGCACGGCTTCCGCCACGGTGTCGAAGACCGGCACGCCCAGCACTTCCTGCCCCCCGCGACCGGGCGTCACACCGGCGACCACGTTGGTGCCGTATTCGATCATCTGTTCGGTGTGAAACTGGCCTTCACGGCCGGTAATCCCTTGCACAACCAGACGGGTGTTTTTGTCAATCAGAATGCTCATGGTCGAACTCCCATTTGCTGAACCTTCTTGTTGTCTGTCAACCTTGACCGGCAAAGCGGTCAATCACGTCGTAAAGAACTTGTGTGCTAAAGAGCAAATTGTTCACGGAAATACGCTCGTTGTGCTGGTGCGCCAGCATCAAGCCCCCGTCGCCTTCGTCGCGCATGGGGGTGAAGCCGTACACCTTCGTGCCCAATTGCACCACATGCTTGGCGTCCGTCGCCCCGGTGAGCAACCACGGGATGACGCCGGCGTCCGGCTCGTGGTCGCCCAGCACGGCGCGAATGGTATCGAAAAGCGGCGATTCGACGGGTGATTCGAGCGGTGGTCCCCAGTCTTCAAATTCAAGTTCCACGCCTTCGCACAAAAGCGGCTCCAATTCGGCGTAGAATGTGTCGTGGTCGAAACCGGGGAGCACGCGCCCATCCACACGCGCCATCGCCTCGCTCGGAATGACGTTGATTTTGCTCCCGGCTTGCAGCACGGTCGGCGTCGCCGTGTTGCGCGTCATCGCCATCAGCAAATGGCGATAGATGGGCGGCAACGGCAACGCATGAATGCACGTTTCGGTATGTTCCGGCTCGACGGCTTTGCGCAAGAATTCGCCCACTTCGCCTTCCATGTCGTCGGCAAGTTGCAAGAAGAGCGTGCGCACCGTGGGCGTGATGTGCGTGGGCAAGGGCGAGCACCCAATGCGGGCGACCGTTTCCGCCAGGCGCACAACGGCGTTTTTGTCGTGGGGAATGCTGGCATGCCCCGGTTCGCCGCGCGCCGTCAGGCGAAAACGCGCCAGCCCTTTCTCGGCGGTCTGGACGGTGAAGTAACGCCGTTCGCCAAAGCGCATTTCATGCCCGCCCCCCTCGTTGATGGCGTATTCAGCCCGAATGAGGTCGGGATGGTGTTTGACCAGCCACCCCGCGCCGAGGTGTCCACCCCGCTCTTCGTCGGCGGTTGCCATGAAGATGAGGTCGCGTTTGAGGGGTGGTGCGCCTGCATCCTGCCGCCGCTTGAAGAGCAACATGAGCATGAGGAACACAGCCACGGTGTCTTTCATGTCCACCGCGCCGCGCCCCCAAATGTAGCCATCGGCGAGCGCCCCGCTAAACGGCGGATGTTGCCATTTGTCCGGTTCGGCAGGCACAACGTCGGTGTGGCTCATCAGCAACAGCGGGGCTTCTTCGCCACTGCCTTTGAGCCGCACCACCAGGTTGCCGCGCCCTGGCGCGCTTTCCAGCACAATGGGGTCGAACCCCTCGGCCTGCAAGACGCCCGCCAGATACTCGGCGGCCGCCAGCTCGTTGCCGGGCGGGTTGGTTGTATCAATGCGCAACAGCGCTTGCAAATAGCGCGTCACTTCATCACGAACGGCATCCCAATTGGGCTGCATCGCCCTGCTCCTTTCTCGGTCGGTTATCAGGCAGCCTGGTTCGCGACTTCAACGGCCTTTTGTGCGGCTTCGGCCAATGTTTCAGCCGTAATCATGTTCGCCGATTCGAGAATCTTGCGCGCTTCTTCGGCATTCGTGCCCACCACACGTACCACAAACGGCACGTTGGGCTTCACTTCCTCAATGGCTTGCACGATACCGCGCGCCACTTCGTCACCGCGCGTAATGCCGCCAAAGATGTTGACGAGCACCGCGCGCACTTTGGGGTCGCTCAGGATGATGCGCAGTGCCGCCGCCACTTTTTCAGCACGCGCACCACCGCCAATATCGAGGAAGTTGGCGGGTTCGCCGCCAAAGAGCTTGATCACGTCCATCGTAGCCATCGCCAACCCGGCGCCGTTCACCAGGCAGCCAATCGTGCCGTCCAGGTCAACGTAGGAAAGCCCATTGAGGCGTGCTTCGCGCTCGGCGGGTGTTTCTTCGCTTTCGTCGCGCATTTCGGCAAGGTCGGGATGGCGGAAGAGCGCGTTGTCGTCAAGCACGATTTTGCCGTCAAGCGCCATGAGGTTGCCTTCGTCGCCCACAATCGCCAGCGGGTTGATTTCCGCCAGGCTCGCATCGGTGTTGATGAAGACGTTGTAGAGCGCCTTGACGATTTTGATGAATTGCCCGACCTGCTTCTTCTCCTTCAAGCCGATACCGTAAGCCAACTGGCGCGCCTGGTACTCCGCCAACCCGATAAGCGGGTCAACGCGCACGGTGATGATTTTTTCGGGCGTGGTCGCCGCCACTTCTTCGATATCCACCCCACCAGCGGCGGACGCCATCACCGCCACACGGCGCGCGGCACGGTCGAGCACCACGCCAAGGTAAAGTTCTTCGCGGATATCAGCCGCCGGGTCAATCAGCACTTTCTTGACGGGCAAGCCTTTAATCTGCATGCCCAGAATCTCCTTGGCGCGCTGTTCGGCTTCGTCGGGCGTTTTCGCCAGCTTGACACCGCCGGCTTTCCCACGCCCACCAACCAGCACCTGCGCCTTGACCACAACAGGGCCACCCAGCTCTTGCGCAATTTGGCGGGCGGCTTCTGGTGTATCAGCCACTTTGCCGTTTGGCACGGGAATACCAAAGCGGCCAAAAATCTGTTTTGATTGATATTCGTGCAGTTTCACCGCTCTGCCTCCATGAATTGTTTCATTGCCTTTGACAACCTGTTTCCAACAAAGAACCGGCAGGCGCTCAATGAGTGCCCGCCGGTCTGTGGCCGCCTGCGCCGTTGCAGACCGGCGGTTCGATTATACGAAGTTGCCGAGAATGTGCGAATAGTGTTTGTTTTTAGCCCGTCTGACGTTCCAGCCAGAGCATGCCCCATTCGTCCACATGGGCATGCCACGCAGGGGGAACAACCACGGTGCTGTCGAACTGCACAACCACCGCAGGCCCCTGAAACTGGTGCCCGACCTGCAAGCGTGCACGGGCGTACAACCGCGCTTCATGCGGCGCTTCGTGGGTGAACCAGACGGGTTGACGCCCCACCAGCGCCGTTTCCACCGGCTCCGTCGCCGCCGGCAGGCGTGGCAACGCCGGGCGCGGAATGTGCCCCACACTGCGCACACGCACCGCCACCACCTCGACGGCCTCTTGGGGCATGGCGTAGCCGTAGCGGTGTTGGTGCATCTCGTGAAACGCGCGCACCACCTGCGCCACCTGTCCGCTTTCATACGGAAGCGCCAGCGGCACAGAGAGTTCATAACTCTGCCCACGGTAGCGCATATCCAGCCATGCCTGCCAGGACGGATTGCGAATACCTTGCGCAGCCAGCCGTGTTTCGACGTGCGCCCGAACCGCGGCAAGGGTCTGCCGCAAGGGGGCGTCGTCGTGCAACAGGGCGTCGGCGGAGATGAGCAGGCTTTGCACATGGTCGCTCGCCATGTCGGCAAGCAGAAGTCCCAAGGCGCTCAGCACACCGGGGGAAGGGGGCACCATCACACGGCGGATCCCCAGCGCATCCGCCAATTCGCACGCATGTAAGGGACCCGCGCCGCCAAAGGGGACAAGCACATACTCGCGCGGGTCATGCCCCCGCTCAATGGAAACGCGGCGCACGGCGCGCGCCATGATCGCGTTGGCGACCTGCAAAACGCCCAGCGCCGCCGCTTCGGGGGAAAGTCCCAGCGGTTTCCCCAATGCCGCCAAGGCCGCACGCGCCGCGGCAACATTGGGGCGAATGTCGCCACGCCCTCCCAGAAAATGCGTTGCATCCAGCCGCCCGGCGACAAAGTTGGCGTCGGTTACGGTGGGGATAATGCCGCCACGCCCATAGCAGACAGGACCAGGCAAAGCACCCGCACTTTGGGGACCAATGCGCAAAGCGCCCCCTTCATCCACCCGCGCCAGACTGCCGCCCCCAGCCCCCACGGTGTGGATGTCAATCATGGGCAGGCGAATGGGTACACCGCCAATCTCGGTTTCGGCGGTGGTGGGAATTTCGCCGGGGCAAAGCGCCACGTCGGTGCTCGTTCCGCCCATGTCAAGGGTGATGATGTGCGGCGTGGGCGTGCGCATGGCAATCTGCGCGAGGTGAAACGCCCCCACGACACCACCGGCTGGCCCACTCAGCAGCAACCGCGCGGCATGCTCTGTCGCCTGCTCGACGCTGACAATGCCCCCGTTCGACTGCATCAACCACACGGGGCGTTGCCCAATGCCATTCGCCAAACGCGTGAGGTAGCGGCGCACGGGTGGGCACACATACGCATTGACCACCGTGGTCGCCGTGCGTTCGTACTCGCGATATTCAGGCAAAATCTCGCTACTGAGCGAAATGGGCACGTCGGGCGCATATTCGCGCACAATCTCGGCAATACGCCGCTCGTGCCGCGCATCGAGGAACGAAAAGAGCAGAACCACCGCCAAACTTTCGATGTCGCTGGCGGCAATGCGTTCCGCCAATTGCCGCACCACGGCTTCATCCAGCGGCTCGATGAGACGCCCATCGGCGCTCAGCCGCTCAGGCACTTCCAGCCGCCACTCGTCGGGCACAAGAGGCGGTGGGCGGTGTTGCGCCAGGCGGTAGAGGTATGGGCGGTGCTGTCGTCCAATCGCCAGCACGTCGCGAAAGCCTCGCGTGGTGATGAGGGCGGTAGGGGCGCCGCGCCGTTCGAGGAGCGCATTCGTCGCCACGGTTGTGCCGTGCACAATCGGCGTTTCCAGCGGTTCCGCCAGCCGCTGCAAGACGGCGACAATCGCGCGGCTCTGGTCGTCGGGGGTGGTGGGAACTTTGTCAATGCGCCAGGTTTCGCCGTCGAAAAGAACAATGTCGGTAAACGTCCCGCCAACGTCTATCCCAATCCGTCTCATCGGTCAGTTCCCTTATCGGTTGCCATGCGGGTTGTAAACAAAGCGCTTCTGTTTGTCAAACAGGTACGTGAACATCACGCAAAGAAAAAAGCCCCCAATGCGGGGGCTTCGGCGGCTCTCCGCCACACCTCAAAGGGTGTGGTCGCCTGTGTGCAACGGCAGCCAAAAGCCAAACGTCGCGCCTTTGCCCTTCCCTTCGCTGGCCACCCACACCCCGCCGCCGTGCGCTTCCGCCAACGCTTTGGCGATGGCCAAGCCCAGCCCGGTGCCGCCATGTTCGCGGTCGCGGGCTTTATCCGCCCGATAGAAGCGCTCGAACACGTGCGGCAAATGCTCCGGGGCAATCCCTTCGCCCGTATCCTGCACTTCCACGCGCACGCGGTCTCCTTCGCGGCGTTCACACACGGTGATACGCCCCCCGGCAGGGGTATGGCGCAGGGCGTTGCTCAAAAAGTTGTTCAGGATTTGCTGAATGCGGGCACGGTCGGCATACACGGGCGCCGGCGCGTCGTCCGTCTCAACAAGCAGGCGCACATCGTTGGCTTCCGCCAGCGGGCGAAACAACTCCACCACCTCACGCACCATCTCGCGCATGTCAAACGAAGTACGCGCCAGCGGCAACGCCTGCGCTTCGGCTTGCGCCAGCAAATGCAAATCTTCCACCAGGCGGCTCAGGTGGCGCGTCTGGTCATACAGGCGTCCAATCTCGGCGGGTTCCAGCGGATAGACGCCATCCAGCATGGCGCGCAAATTGCCTTGCAGCACGGTCAAGGGGGTGCGTAATTCATGCGCCACGTCTGACAAGAGTTGGCGGCGGAGCATTTCACTTTGTTGCAGCGTTGCTGTCATTTCGTTGAAGGCGCGCGCGACTTCGGCCACTTCATCGGGACCCTCTTCCGGCACGCGGTACGCCCAATTGTGGCTGGCAACAGCACGTGCCCCTTCTTCCAGGCGTGAAAGCGGTTCGGTCAAGCCGCGGCTGAGCCAAATCCCCAGCGCCAGCGCCAAAATCCCC
Coding sequences:
- the sucD gene encoding succinate--CoA ligase subunit alpha translates to MSILIDKNTRLVVQGITGREGQFHTEQMIEYGTNVVAGVTPGRGGQEVLGVPVFDTVAEAVRETGANTSVIFVPAPFAADAILEAADSGVEFVVAITEGIPVLDMVKVKKFVDERGVLLLGPNCPGLITPGAAKVGIIPGSIATPGPVGMVSRSGTLTYEVAYELTLRGIGQSTIVGIGGDPIPGMNFIDVLRRFQDDPQTEVIVLIGEIGGTDEEKAAEFIKEYVTKPVYGFIAGRTAPPGKRMGHAGAIISGGEGTAESKIAALEAAGVKVASHPAEVAEFIERDLRG
- a CDS encoding M20/M25/M40 family metallo-hydrolase, encoding MQPNWDAVRDEVTRYLQALLRIDTTNPPGNELAAAEYLAGVLQAEGFDPIVLESAPGRGNLVVRLKGSGEEAPLLLMSHTDVVPAEPDKWQHPPFSGALADGYIWGRGAVDMKDTVAVFLMLMLLFKRRQDAGAPPLKRDLIFMATADEERGGHLGAGWLVKHHPDLIRAEYAINEGGGHEMRFGERRYFTVQTAEKGLARFRLTARGEPGHASIPHDKNAVVRLAETVARIGCSPLPTHITPTVRTLFLQLADDMEGEVGEFLRKAVEPEHTETCIHALPLPPIYRHLLMAMTRNTATPTVLQAGSKINVIPSEAMARVDGRVLPGFDHDTFYAELEPLLCEGVELEFEDWGPPLESPVESPLFDTIRAVLGDHEPDAGVIPWLLTGATDAKHVVQLGTKVYGFTPMRDEGDGGLMLAHQHNERISVNNLLFSTQVLYDVIDRFAGQG
- the sucC gene encoding ADP-forming succinate--CoA ligase subunit beta, which translates into the protein MKLHEYQSKQIFGRFGIPVPNGKVADTPEAARQIAQELGGPVVVKAQVLVGGRGKAGGVKLAKTPDEAEQRAKEILGMQIKGLPVKKVLIDPAADIREELYLGVVLDRAARRVAVMASAAGGVDIEEVAATTPEKIITVRVDPLIGLAEYQARQLAYGIGLKEKKQVGQFIKIVKALYNVFINTDASLAEINPLAIVGDEGNLMALDGKIVLDDNALFRHPDLAEMRDESEETPAEREARLNGLSYVDLDGTIGCLVNGAGLAMATMDVIKLFGGEPANFLDIGGGARAEKVAAALRIILSDPKVRAVLVNIFGGITRGDEVARGIVQAIEEVKPNVPFVVRVVGTNAEEARKILESANMITAETLAEAAQKAVEVANQAA
- a CDS encoding hydantoinase/oxoprolinase family protein; the encoded protein is MRRIGIDVGGTFTDIVLFDGETWRIDKVPTTPDDQSRAIVAVLQRLAEPLETPIVHGTTVATNALLERRGAPTALITTRGFRDVLAIGRQHRPYLYRLAQHRPPPLVPDEWRLEVPERLSADGRLIEPLDEAVVRQLAERIAASDIESLAVVLLFSFLDARHERRIAEIVREYAPDVPISLSSEILPEYREYERTATTVVNAYVCPPVRRYLTRLANGIGQRPVWLMQSNGGIVSVEQATEHAARLLLSGPAGGVVGAFHLAQIAMRTPTPHIITLDMGGTSTDVALCPGEIPTTAETEIGGVPIRLPMIDIHTVGAGGGSLARVDEGGALRIGPQSAGALPGPVCYGRGGIIPTVTDANFVAGRLDATHFLGGRGDIRPNVAAARAALAALGKPLGLSPEAAALGVLQVANAIMARAVRRVSIERGHDPREYVLVPFGGAGPLHACELADALGIRRVMVPPSPGVLSALGLLLADMASDHVQSLLISADALLHDDAPLRQTLAAVRAHVETRLAAQGIRNPSWQAWLDMRYRGQSYELSVPLALPYESGQVAQVVRAFHEMHQHRYGYAMPQEAVEVVAVRVRSVGHIPRPALPRLPAATEPVETALVGRQPVWFTHEAPHEARLYARARLQVGHQFQGPAVVVQFDSTVVVPPAWHAHVDEWGMLWLERQTG
- a CDS encoding sensor histidine kinase, whose protein sequence is MNRFWVRLSLAFMALILFFFVVPVMVVALNTAGVLRNAPPELRPDTPPTLVQPGQPDGPPQRRLSRRFTLEAEAYRQAFRRAFLEGLPGFLTRTTLVAGILALALGIWLSRGLTEPLSRLEEGARAVASHNWAYRVPEEGPDEVAEVARAFNEMTATLQQSEMLRRQLLSDVAHELRTPLTVLQGNLRAMLDGVYPLEPAEIGRLYDQTRHLSRLVEDLHLLAQAEAQALPLARTSFDMREMVREVVELFRPLAEANDVRLLVETDDAPAPVYADRARIQQILNNFLSNALRHTPAGGRITVCERREGDRVRVEVQDTGEGIAPEHLPHVFERFYRADKARDREHGGTGLGLAIAKALAEAHGGGVWVASEGKGKGATFGFWLPLHTGDHTL